In the genome of Pseudomonas protegens, one region contains:
- a CDS encoding molecular chaperone, which yields MNIPPLKWLAVACCFALPGLAPQAAISLDRTRVIFDGEKKSVSLNIRNDNSELPYLAQSWIENDQQQKVTAPIIVLPPLQRLEPSTGGQVKLLKTPEAEQLPKDRESLFYFNLREVPPRSETSNTMQIALQTKIKLFYRPQEIAPDKNIVWQERLIVSKLPGGFQVENPTPYFITINDLQDVSDKRSESNFEPVMLAPFSSKKLEPETHNIKQPVITYINDYGGYHKLSYRCEQVSCSFKQGN from the coding sequence ATGAATATTCCCCCCCTTAAATGGCTGGCTGTTGCTTGTTGTTTCGCCCTGCCGGGGCTGGCGCCCCAGGCCGCAATATCCCTAGACCGTACCCGAGTCATCTTCGATGGCGAAAAAAAATCAGTCAGCCTGAACATTCGCAATGACAACAGCGAATTACCCTACTTGGCTCAGTCCTGGATCGAGAACGATCAACAGCAAAAAGTGACAGCCCCGATCATTGTTTTGCCGCCTTTGCAACGCTTGGAGCCGTCTACCGGCGGCCAGGTAAAGTTGCTGAAAACCCCGGAAGCCGAGCAACTGCCGAAAGATCGCGAGTCACTGTTCTATTTCAACCTGCGGGAAGTGCCGCCGCGCAGTGAAACGTCGAACACCATGCAGATTGCCTTGCAGACCAAAATAAAACTGTTCTATCGACCGCAGGAAATCGCTCCGGACAAAAATATTGTCTGGCAAGAGCGCCTTATCGTCAGCAAGCTGCCTGGCGGTTTCCAAGTGGAAAATCCGACGCCTTACTTCATCACCATCAATGATCTGCAGGACGTTTCCGACAAGAGAAGCGAGAGCAACTTCGAGCCCGTGATGCTAGCCCCCTTTTCATCGAAAAAACTCGAACCGGAGACTCATAACATCAAGCAACCGGTCATCACTTACATCAATGATTACGGTGGTTACCACAAACTCAGCTACCGCTGTGAGCAAGTCAGTTGCTCGTTCAAACAAGGGAACTGA
- a CDS encoding fimbria/pilus outer membrane usher protein: protein MNTGKKYLPTVLLVVFFNYSQACAAVDFNLDVMDIGDRNTIDLSRFKSANYVMPGQYLMSLQINDRKLPEQSLHFYALDQDEATTRACLPMALVATFGLKPEALQKLGTWHSTQACMDLESLPGVRLKPDMSTSVLRITVPQAWMEYRDPNWAPISEWDQGIAGFLLDYSLNTSASQYSGSGKTTQIGTNGTMGFNAGPWRLRGDFQGSRYQGRNYQRQDFSWSSIYAYRPLPTLGAKLLLGETNLNSKLFDSFRFQGVNLASDDQMLPPSLRGYAPEVVGVAQGNARVTVRQGERVLYETAVPPGPFRIRDINSAVNGKLDVEITEDDGSTQKYQMETASVPYLSRPGYLRYNATVGRPNGYDREDNGPTFATGELSWGINSDWSLFGGGLLTDGYSAIASGIGRNLHQFGVVSLDVTQTRARVPEQEQLTGHSWRVNYAKRFDDYDSEITFAGYRFSERNFMTMDEFLGARNHYLSGRNSKTAYTILANKSFTDMGFSTHLSYTHEDYWDGSATDYIGAHLSRYFDAGSFKGVAMTLSLNQARGQQETNNSLSLSISVPFGASQRLGYDAYLSQGKLRHAASYSKYNHDNSYQLRANSGATGEGMQGYYSQRTSHGDYSFNGSYQSDGSQSLGLALQGGATVTAKGAALHPPTFNGGTRIMLDTEGVAGVPLQNGQVRTNAMGVAVLPAHTSYSRTDVRIDVNRLADDMEASKSVTEATLTEGAIGYRRLTVIQGAKALVTLTLPDGSYPPFGASLQDASGREVAIIADSGFAYLSGIKADSRFQVTWAGNQKCNVILPANLQSEQRYTLRCQPEN, encoded by the coding sequence ATGAATACAGGGAAGAAATATCTACCGACTGTACTGTTAGTTGTTTTTTTTAACTACTCGCAGGCCTGTGCGGCTGTCGACTTCAACCTCGACGTCATGGATATCGGTGATCGCAATACCATCGACCTGAGCCGTTTCAAATCAGCGAACTATGTGATGCCGGGACAGTACCTGATGAGCCTGCAGATCAATGATCGAAAACTTCCGGAACAGAGCCTGCATTTCTATGCGTTGGATCAAGACGAAGCCACCACTCGGGCCTGCCTGCCCATGGCGCTGGTCGCAACCTTCGGCCTTAAGCCCGAGGCCCTGCAAAAGCTTGGCACCTGGCACTCCACACAGGCGTGCATGGACCTGGAAAGCCTGCCAGGCGTGCGTCTGAAACCCGACATGAGCACCAGTGTTCTGCGCATCACCGTGCCCCAAGCCTGGATGGAATATCGCGACCCCAACTGGGCCCCCATCAGCGAATGGGATCAAGGTATTGCTGGCTTCCTGCTGGACTACAGCCTCAACACTTCAGCGAGCCAATACTCGGGCTCGGGTAAAACCACCCAAATCGGGACAAACGGAACCATGGGTTTCAACGCAGGCCCATGGCGCCTGCGGGGTGACTTCCAGGGCAGTCGCTACCAAGGCCGTAACTACCAGCGCCAGGACTTTTCCTGGAGCAGCATCTACGCCTATCGCCCGTTGCCGACGCTCGGGGCAAAGCTGTTGCTGGGTGAAACCAACCTCAACTCCAAACTGTTCGACAGTTTCCGTTTCCAGGGCGTCAACCTGGCATCCGATGACCAGATGCTGCCACCCAGCCTACGCGGCTATGCCCCCGAAGTAGTGGGTGTCGCTCAGGGCAACGCCCGGGTCACGGTGCGTCAAGGCGAGCGCGTACTGTATGAAACGGCAGTGCCGCCGGGCCCCTTTCGCATCCGCGATATCAACAGCGCGGTGAACGGCAAACTGGATGTCGAAATCACCGAAGATGACGGCAGCACGCAGAAATACCAGATGGAAACCGCCAGCGTCCCCTACTTGAGCCGGCCCGGCTACTTGCGCTACAACGCCACGGTCGGGCGACCCAATGGTTATGACCGGGAGGACAACGGACCAACCTTTGCCACTGGCGAACTGTCCTGGGGCATCAACAGTGACTGGTCGCTGTTTGGCGGCGGACTGCTGACCGATGGCTACAGCGCGATAGCCAGCGGCATTGGGCGCAACCTTCACCAATTCGGCGTAGTGTCGCTGGACGTCACCCAAACCCGCGCCAGAGTGCCCGAACAAGAGCAACTCACGGGCCACTCGTGGCGGGTGAACTACGCCAAGCGCTTTGACGACTACGACAGCGAGATCACCTTCGCCGGGTACCGCTTTTCGGAGCGAAATTTCATGACCATGGACGAGTTCCTTGGTGCCCGTAATCACTACCTCAGCGGTCGCAACAGCAAGACGGCCTACACCATCCTGGCCAATAAGAGCTTTACCGACATGGGCTTTAGCACGCACCTGTCCTACACCCACGAGGACTATTGGGACGGCAGCGCCACGGACTATATCGGCGCGCACCTGAGTCGCTACTTCGATGCAGGCTCGTTCAAAGGCGTCGCCATGACCTTGTCCCTGAACCAAGCCAGGGGTCAACAAGAGACCAACAACAGCCTGTCTCTGTCCATCTCCGTGCCATTCGGCGCCAGCCAGCGCTTGGGATACGACGCTTATCTGAGCCAGGGCAAGCTGCGCCATGCCGCCAGCTACTCGAAGTACAACCACGACAACAGCTACCAGCTCAGAGCCAACAGCGGTGCCACAGGCGAAGGTATGCAAGGCTATTACAGCCAGCGAACCTCACACGGCGATTACAGCTTCAATGGCAGCTACCAGTCTGACGGCAGCCAGAGCCTGGGGCTCGCTCTGCAAGGTGGCGCGACCGTAACCGCCAAAGGGGCTGCCCTGCACCCGCCGACCTTCAATGGCGGCACGCGCATCATGCTCGACACCGAAGGCGTTGCTGGAGTCCCGCTGCAAAACGGCCAAGTGCGGACCAACGCCATGGGCGTGGCGGTGCTGCCGGCCCACACCAGCTATTCACGCACCGACGTGCGCATTGACGTGAACCGCCTGGCTGACGACATGGAAGCCAGCAAGTCGGTAACCGAGGCAACCCTGACCGAGGGCGCCATCGGCTACCGCCGACTCACGGTGATTCAAGGGGCCAAAGCCCTGGTCACCTTGACCCTGCCGGATGGCTCTTACCCCCCCTTCGGCGCCAGCCTGCAAGACGCTTCGGGACGCGAAGTGGCGATCATTGCCGACAGCGGCTTTGCCTACCTAAGCGGAATCAAGGCCGACTCCCGGTTCCAGGTGACATGGGCTGGCAACCAAAAATGCAACGTCATCCTGCCCGCCAACCTGCAGTCGGAACAGCGCTACACGCTGCGTTGCCAACCTGAAAATTAA
- a CDS encoding Mu transposase C-terminal domain-containing protein codes for MGIFEARFRLGGEPMKEIKNKGKFSDELELQELEEAKRRNKIIEKYLGKEITYQSALGLIPCSKSTFYRLLHKYDEGDNSTALLGIRRGRKKGENQLAKKVEVVIRVAIKRKLNSREAGPSVVWREVRDRCIEESLPIPSLSAVAQRVKSISPLELRKLKYGAADAYDKLGMKPGQLKLSRPLEVTQIDHTLVDIILCDDDRVPLGRPWLTVLIDVKTRVILSYYLSWHNPSSVSVAATIAFAVANKEHYLATIDCAHIKYPFSGKPEAINSDNAKEFKSLSMVKACEKNNISLNWRPYGKKHYGGHVERWIGTLMGEVHFLPGTTFSNTLRRKGYPSEKKSCMTFMELSKWFARQVAIYHSTVHSEIKSTPGDAWFDYFGGQAPNALTNKEKAELTIDFLPQARRRVTPKGLRFKNSYYYGPELVPFAGLVLLIKYNPLSMRRIWVRLNNEYVSVPFSDLTENDKVLEAARISSLSQQEKSKVRWMTEGERIVLKRESDELVVSAKTSAKRERRRQAIEKEHGSKIIAVPNVGFNCDYSKKPIPFNSED; via the coding sequence ATGGGTATTTTTGAGGCTCGCTTTCGACTGGGGGGGGAGCCAATGAAAGAAATAAAAAATAAGGGGAAGTTTAGCGATGAGTTGGAGCTTCAGGAGCTTGAAGAAGCCAAGCGTCGAAATAAAATCATTGAGAAGTACCTAGGCAAAGAAATAACCTATCAAAGCGCATTAGGCCTTATTCCTTGTTCGAAAAGCACCTTTTATAGACTTCTTCACAAATATGATGAAGGAGATAATTCGACGGCGCTCTTGGGTATCAGAAGGGGGCGGAAAAAGGGTGAAAATCAGCTAGCAAAAAAGGTTGAAGTTGTTATTAGAGTGGCTATAAAGAGAAAGCTCAATAGTAGAGAAGCGGGGCCGTCCGTAGTATGGAGAGAGGTGAGGGATCGGTGTATTGAAGAGAGTTTACCCATTCCTAGTTTGAGTGCGGTCGCCCAAAGAGTAAAATCTATCAGCCCGTTAGAATTGCGAAAATTGAAGTACGGGGCGGCGGATGCTTACGATAAATTAGGAATGAAGCCCGGGCAGCTTAAATTAAGTAGGCCGTTAGAGGTCACGCAAATTGATCACACTCTAGTCGATATAATTTTATGTGATGATGATCGCGTACCACTTGGTAGGCCATGGCTCACTGTACTGATAGATGTCAAAACTAGAGTGATTTTGTCCTATTACTTGTCTTGGCATAACCCGTCATCTGTGTCGGTTGCCGCAACCATAGCTTTCGCCGTGGCAAATAAAGAACATTATCTAGCCACCATAGACTGTGCGCATATTAAATATCCATTTTCTGGAAAGCCAGAGGCTATTAACTCGGATAATGCGAAGGAATTTAAATCGCTTAGCATGGTAAAAGCATGCGAAAAAAACAATATATCTCTGAATTGGAGGCCGTATGGAAAGAAGCACTACGGAGGGCACGTCGAACGGTGGATTGGCACACTTATGGGAGAAGTGCATTTTTTACCAGGTACGACATTTTCTAATACTTTACGTAGAAAAGGATACCCGAGTGAGAAGAAATCATGCATGACCTTCATGGAGTTGTCGAAGTGGTTTGCTAGGCAGGTTGCGATTTATCATAGTACGGTGCATTCAGAGATAAAGTCTACTCCCGGAGATGCCTGGTTCGATTACTTTGGCGGTCAAGCACCTAATGCCCTTACAAATAAAGAAAAGGCTGAATTAACTATAGATTTTCTTCCGCAGGCTCGGCGTAGGGTCACTCCAAAGGGGCTACGCTTTAAAAATAGTTATTATTACGGTCCGGAGTTGGTGCCTTTTGCTGGGCTTGTGTTGTTAATAAAGTACAACCCTTTATCCATGAGGAGGATATGGGTGCGCTTAAATAACGAATATGTCAGCGTTCCATTTTCAGATCTTACTGAGAACGATAAGGTTTTAGAGGCTGCCCGTATTAGCTCGCTTTCTCAGCAAGAAAAATCAAAAGTCAGATGGATGACAGAAGGCGAAAGAATAGTACTTAAAAGAGAGTCTGATGAGCTTGTAGTGAGCGCGAAAACGTCCGCCAAAAGGGAGAGGCGACGGCAGGCAATTGAAAAAGAGCATGGCTCCAAAATAATAGCAGTACCTAATGTTGGATTTAATTGTGATTATTCAAAAAAGCCTATTCCGTTCAATAGCGAGGACTAA
- a CDS encoding fimbrial protein has translation MSKEICSKKMAALMAFCLCCSIPSMGSADTYRTSASISGTINKPTCKFNFSGSKDIKFEEVDIKKISTEQYRIPIELKVSCGLQPASVLLKLTGVAGFRSDLIKTNIEGLGIKLTSQRLGTTWQPNTSIRTTTQNNNSIYATLVSNPDTQFKSSEFSSTVSISADYD, from the coding sequence ATGAGCAAAGAAATCTGTTCAAAAAAAATGGCAGCCTTAATGGCATTCTGTTTGTGCTGCTCAATCCCGAGCATGGGTTCAGCAGACACCTACAGAACCAGCGCGAGCATCTCCGGAACAATCAACAAACCTACCTGCAAGTTTAATTTCAGCGGATCTAAAGACATTAAATTTGAAGAAGTCGACATAAAAAAAATATCAACAGAGCAGTACCGAATCCCTATTGAGCTAAAAGTATCATGCGGCCTACAACCCGCCTCCGTTTTATTAAAACTCACCGGAGTAGCAGGCTTTAGGTCAGACCTCATAAAAACCAACATAGAGGGCCTAGGCATAAAGTTAACCTCTCAGCGACTTGGCACGACATGGCAGCCAAATACCAGCATCAGGACAACAACCCAAAACAATAACAGTATTTATGCGACCCTGGTTTCCAATCCGGACACACAGTTTAAAAGCAGTGAATTTTCAAGTACTGTCAGCATCTCGGCAGACTACGATTAA
- a CDS encoding GNAT family N-acetyltransferase yields MSSITLFQAPPPETIQSQIQQMVVDYITDISAVAIAPSNPLYNLYQYGVGYEVHLYQPVKDDPQACAVAYMAVLQSHRRQGIARQMLEALRACYPHAELACHLAEVECFEALGFQVLGARGPQVLMNTRDHGSDGLLAVLDVAPIYQSVEVRQIYTYLLVQNGRKAMLEAEKTRDGHLDQMTRQAQALVSERLGEAALVNAPRAPRLIWSEITFKERSAPHWRCR; encoded by the coding sequence ATGTCCAGCATCACCCTGTTCCAAGCCCCGCCGCCCGAAACCATCCAGAGCCAGATCCAGCAGATGGTCGTGGACTACATCACCGACATCAGCGCAGTGGCCATTGCCCCGAGCAACCCGCTGTACAACCTGTACCAGTACGGCGTCGGCTACGAGGTGCACCTGTACCAGCCGGTCAAGGACGACCCCCAGGCTTGCGCCGTGGCCTATATGGCCGTGCTGCAAAGTCATCGGCGCCAGGGCATTGCCCGGCAGATGCTGGAGGCGCTGCGTGCCTGCTATCCCCATGCCGAGCTGGCCTGTCACTTGGCCGAAGTGGAGTGTTTTGAAGCCCTGGGCTTTCAGGTACTGGGCGCCCGCGGTCCGCAAGTGCTGATGAATACCCGAGACCACGGCAGCGATGGCTTGCTGGCGGTATTGGATGTGGCACCGATCTACCAATCGGTGGAAGTGCGGCAGATTTACACCTACCTGCTGGTCCAGAACGGGCGCAAGGCCATGCTGGAGGCGGAGAAGACGCGCGACGGGCACCTGGACCAGATGACCCGGCAGGCCCAGGCCCTGGTGAGCGAACGCTTGGGTGAGGCTGCGCTGGTTAATGCGCCACGCGCACCTCGCTTGATATGGAGCGAAATCACTTTCAAGGAAAGGTCAGCACCACACTGGCGCTGCCGCTGA
- a CDS encoding fimbrial protein codes for MKFYKTPLALFAALVLGSTAAHAAPGGSGKVHFEGAILDAPCSLDAKSVDQTVKMDDVSNKALANGGQSEVKNFNIELRQCDISKLKKVKVTFGGDADAVDNTLLGIAGSAKGAGIALTNGSGVQVKLGEASTARALLEGDNTLVFGAYLKGTTLADVAVTAGTYNATANFMLAYE; via the coding sequence ATGAAATTCTACAAAACTCCCCTGGCACTTTTTGCTGCATTGGTACTGGGCAGTACAGCTGCACATGCGGCGCCGGGCGGTAGCGGCAAAGTACACTTCGAAGGGGCCATCCTCGACGCGCCTTGCTCATTGGATGCCAAAAGTGTCGACCAGACAGTGAAAATGGATGACGTTTCCAATAAAGCACTGGCCAATGGTGGTCAATCTGAAGTCAAGAATTTCAATATCGAACTGCGCCAGTGTGATATCAGTAAGTTGAAAAAAGTCAAAGTCACCTTTGGTGGCGACGCCGATGCGGTCGATAACACCCTACTGGGCATTGCCGGCTCCGCCAAAGGCGCGGGCATCGCACTGACCAACGGCTCCGGCGTTCAGGTCAAGCTCGGCGAGGCTTCCACGGCACGTGCACTTCTGGAAGGCGACAACACCCTAGTGTTCGGCGCCTATCTGAAAGGCACAACCCTAGCCGACGTAGCCGTCACTGCAGGTACGTACAACGCGACCGCTAACTTCATGCTGGCCTACGAGTAA
- a CDS encoding TniB family NTP-binding protein, translating to MNLSHIKESKRSLALLGVSERVESINQGIWVDCPQCSRVERVIDNMLNADGLSPAPCLLVCGEGGAGKTSIINRIKNKQSSLEELIALTTLSESPDGLRFRDLLLMALGVPFRAQGGGKIPNGLEKYLQLRRFSAIVIDEFHEALLVQRGEQRRNLSMLKTLSGAPYHLRVMGFGIPSALNALQQDPQLERRFEVLKILPWEEGDEFRSFLASVEENLPLRKASCLYSQEVVKYLLSNTNGTMDEVLKVVRFGAIHAIINGEEKITVESMKLGAVRRWDY from the coding sequence ATGAATCTATCACACATAAAAGAGTCTAAAAGGTCGCTTGCGTTGTTAGGAGTTTCTGAAAGGGTCGAAAGTATAAATCAAGGAATTTGGGTTGACTGTCCGCAGTGTTCGAGGGTGGAGCGCGTAATTGACAATATGCTCAACGCTGATGGCTTGTCTCCTGCTCCCTGTCTACTTGTTTGTGGCGAGGGCGGAGCTGGGAAAACTAGTATTATAAATAGGATTAAAAACAAGCAGTCTTCGCTCGAAGAATTAATTGCACTTACGACTCTGTCTGAGAGTCCTGATGGCTTACGCTTTCGAGATCTATTGCTAATGGCTCTGGGGGTACCATTTAGAGCGCAAGGAGGCGGTAAGATTCCTAACGGCCTAGAGAAGTACCTCCAGCTCCGTAGGTTTTCAGCAATTGTAATTGATGAGTTTCATGAGGCGTTGTTAGTTCAGCGAGGAGAGCAGCGAAGAAACCTTTCTATGCTGAAAACGCTTTCCGGGGCGCCATACCATCTTCGGGTAATGGGCTTCGGGATACCTTCAGCATTGAATGCTCTCCAACAAGATCCCCAGCTTGAGAGGCGGTTTGAAGTACTTAAAATACTGCCGTGGGAAGAGGGAGATGAATTTAGAAGCTTCTTGGCATCGGTAGAGGAGAACTTACCGCTTCGTAAAGCTTCTTGCCTCTATTCTCAGGAGGTCGTTAAGTACTTGCTGTCAAATACAAATGGGACAATGGATGAGGTTTTGAAGGTTGTACGGTTTGGAGCGATCCATGCAATTATAAATGGTGAAGAAAAAATAACAGTAGAAAGTATGAAATTAGGGGCTGTACGTCGGTGGGATTACTAA
- a CDS encoding fimbrial protein, giving the protein MKKTLIQLIFFSTLIFFAHSTWADDIRLNFSGRLVVPACDLTVENPEQTVKLLASDKKELMSTGKSRATPFHITVTTCATATKINIRFKGQEEPLLGGALAINGAASGVAIGLESAADKPIAINTDTLTYALSGAAQERLSFNAYLLKLKDKAIEGGSFSAVANFELTYP; this is encoded by the coding sequence ATGAAAAAGACGCTAATTCAACTAATTTTTTTCAGCACCCTAATATTCTTCGCCCACTCAACATGGGCCGACGATATACGTCTGAACTTTTCCGGACGACTGGTTGTGCCGGCCTGTGACCTGACCGTGGAAAACCCGGAGCAGACAGTCAAGCTGCTGGCGTCCGACAAGAAAGAGTTGATGAGCACCGGCAAGAGCCGTGCAACGCCTTTTCATATCACCGTCACAACCTGCGCCACCGCCACCAAGATCAACATCCGCTTTAAGGGCCAGGAAGAACCGCTTCTCGGCGGGGCCTTGGCCATCAATGGCGCCGCTTCCGGAGTGGCGATCGGTCTGGAAAGCGCAGCCGACAAACCGATCGCCATCAACACCGACACCTTGACCTACGCCCTTAGCGGAGCAGCGCAAGAAAGACTCTCCTTCAACGCTTACCTGCTCAAGCTCAAAGACAAAGCCATTGAAGGCGGCAGTTTTAGTGCTGTCGCCAATTTCGAGTTGACCTATCCATGA
- a CDS encoding DUF2251 domain-containing protein, with protein MDTPEFCIDAHGQSETATKPAFAGRGGRGKEDTGLTQLNGDLVELWIEPGKKPKEGAKYQERSDVDLCMEIAWVIPGCHHARSSILNETGIVAMPIYLAAESELTVGQALVLEAPAEEGSFIVVFEDDGDTGYFYALDTAAEDNPIHDALHIYNAADVTDGHKPSMVKIGWAVDHRKAVLLINDFPHAVFDFDAKQGYCRSGFPPQIGKGWSEGGHQWDDAALNLFA; from the coding sequence TTGGACACTCCCGAGTTCTGCATCGATGCCCACGGACAGAGCGAAACCGCAACTAAGCCGGCATTTGCGGGACGAGGGGGACGTGGGAAAGAGGACACAGGACTAACTCAACTAAATGGTGATTTAGTTGAGTTATGGATAGAGCCAGGTAAAAAACCAAAGGAAGGGGCGAAATACCAGGAGCGATCTGACGTAGATCTCTGCATGGAGATTGCCTGGGTAATTCCGGGTTGTCATCATGCGCGCTCTTCAATACTCAACGAGACAGGGATAGTTGCAATGCCTATTTATCTAGCAGCTGAAAGCGAATTGACGGTCGGCCAGGCCTTGGTGCTGGAAGCTCCTGCAGAGGAAGGTTCGTTCATCGTGGTTTTTGAAGATGATGGCGACACCGGTTACTTCTATGCACTGGATACCGCGGCCGAGGACAACCCGATCCACGATGCGCTGCATATCTACAACGCCGCCGATGTCACGGACGGCCACAAACCATCGATGGTGAAAATCGGCTGGGCTGTCGATCACCGCAAGGCGGTCTTGCTGATCAATGATTTTCCTCATGCGGTGTTTGATTTCGATGCCAAGCAAGGATATTGCAGATCCGGGTTTCCACCGCAGATAGGCAAAGGCTGGTCTGAAGGCGGTCATCAGTGGGACGACGCAGCTCTTAATCTGTTTGCTTGA
- a CDS encoding PapG chaperone-binding domain-containing protein — translation MIRLFFVLITFLSPPAIGALHLEYDESQMLYSVYGDMSNIAVIDMYKLGPTTQEFEVRWPSRNGVWIFPIYYKFMGALDPIELGPSLRPDQDPKASLSRLVAPLLSSGIPLPYLDPKREGFVALAVCDYKTVQVLWKCLLAPSGTITPPKPQEPPLSCSILGSIDLRHGNITLDNVANNRATTTAFVSCNRSANVSIAIAPDKAGRVKLNGVEGLYSLLSVEGVGSGRSFSFYAGTGYRSLVFASVLQTQGNVTAGSFSGSASVVLTFP, via the coding sequence ATGATTCGTCTTTTTTTTGTACTCATTACTTTTCTTAGCCCCCCGGCAATTGGAGCACTGCACCTTGAATATGACGAAAGCCAAATGCTTTACAGTGTTTACGGCGACATGTCAAACATTGCAGTAATCGACATGTATAAGCTTGGCCCGACTACTCAAGAATTCGAAGTCAGATGGCCATCAAGAAATGGCGTTTGGATTTTTCCGATTTATTACAAATTTATGGGTGCCTTAGACCCTATCGAGCTCGGCCCTAGTTTACGTCCTGACCAAGACCCGAAAGCTAGCCTAAGCAGGTTGGTCGCCCCGCTTTTATCCAGCGGCATTCCATTACCTTACCTAGATCCAAAGAGGGAAGGATTTGTTGCACTTGCAGTGTGCGACTATAAAACCGTTCAAGTACTCTGGAAATGTCTATTAGCGCCTTCGGGGACAATCACACCACCAAAACCACAAGAGCCACCGCTAAGTTGCAGCATCTTGGGCTCTATCGACCTGCGCCACGGAAATATCACCTTGGACAATGTGGCCAACAACCGCGCGACAACCACCGCCTTTGTCAGCTGCAATCGCTCGGCTAACGTAAGCATCGCCATCGCGCCCGACAAGGCAGGGCGCGTCAAACTCAATGGCGTTGAGGGGCTTTACTCATTGCTGTCAGTCGAAGGCGTGGGCTCTGGCCGCTCTTTCAGCTTTTATGCAGGAACCGGCTACAGATCACTTGTTTTCGCGTCCGTTCTGCAGACTCAAGGCAATGTGACAGCGGGCAGTTTCAGCGGCAGCGCCAGTGTGGTGCTGACCTTTCCTTGA
- a CDS encoding site-specific integrase, translated as MKLTEPVKIPSSQSLVLAELTDSTRAAAEAFIAAGTAANTVRSYQSALAYWSAWLQLRYQRALGDGALPPEVAVQFIVDHLARPDGAGGWSHLLPANLDVALVAAGVKGKLGALAFSTVSHRLAVLAKWRRLQQWENPTETPMVKTFLREARKAQVRQGVSVRKKTAVVLEQLQAMLATCDDGVRGIRDRALLLLAWSGGRRRSEVIGLQIGDVRQLDTDIWLYALGVTKTETEGVRREKPLRGPAAKALTRWLAEAPASTGPLFRRVYRGGRVGTAGLSSDQVARIVQRRAQLAGLEGNWAAHSLRSGFVTESGRQGVPLGEVMAMTEHRSVPTVMGYFQAGSLLNSRVTKLLPDTDTADSKLN; from the coding sequence ATGAAATTGACAGAGCCGGTGAAAATTCCCTCCTCTCAGTCGTTGGTGCTGGCGGAGTTGACCGACAGCACCCGCGCCGCGGCCGAGGCATTCATTGCGGCCGGCACCGCAGCCAATACCGTGCGCAGTTACCAGAGCGCCCTCGCCTACTGGTCCGCCTGGCTGCAACTGCGCTACCAACGCGCACTCGGCGATGGTGCCCTGCCGCCGGAGGTGGCGGTGCAATTCATTGTCGACCACCTTGCCCGACCCGACGGCGCGGGTGGCTGGAGCCACCTGCTGCCGGCGAACCTCGATGTCGCGTTGGTCGCCGCAGGGGTCAAGGGTAAGTTGGGTGCTCTGGCGTTTAGCACGGTCAGCCACCGCCTGGCCGTCCTGGCCAAGTGGCGTCGCCTGCAACAGTGGGAAAACCCAACCGAGACGCCGATGGTGAAGACCTTTTTACGTGAAGCCCGTAAGGCCCAGGTCCGCCAGGGCGTTTCCGTGCGGAAAAAAACCGCAGTGGTCCTGGAGCAGCTGCAGGCCATGCTCGCCACCTGCGACGACGGTGTGCGTGGCATTCGTGACCGCGCCCTTCTACTGTTGGCCTGGAGCGGCGGCCGGCGACGTTCAGAGGTGATCGGGTTACAGATAGGCGATGTACGGCAACTGGACACCGATATTTGGCTCTATGCGCTGGGCGTCACCAAAACTGAGACTGAGGGGGTACGCCGGGAGAAGCCGTTGCGCGGCCCGGCAGCCAAGGCTTTAACAAGGTGGCTAGCGGAGGCACCTGCGTCGACAGGCCCCCTATTTAGGCGGGTATACCGAGGGGGCCGTGTGGGGACGGCAGGCCTGTCCAGCGACCAGGTAGCACGCATCGTGCAGCGCCGGGCACAACTGGCTGGACTTGAGGGTAATTGGGCAGCTCACAGCCTGAGGTCTGGGTTTGTTACTGAGTCAGGACGCCAGGGTGTGCCGCTAGGAGAAGTGATGGCCATGACAGAACACCGTTCGGTGCCCACCGTAATGGGGTATTTTCAGGCCGGATCATTGCTGAATAGCCGAGTAACAAAGCTACTACCAGATACAGACACAGCAGATTCTAAGCTAAATTGA